A single region of the Kwoniella botswanensis chromosome 1, complete sequence genome encodes:
- a CDS encoding 26S protease regulatory subunit 7 codes for MPPKEDWEKYEKKVGDEKEEKIVALDESDIQILKTYGQGPYSLALKKIESELKEIQKRVNEKMGVRESDTGLASANLWDVAADKQRQGQRPLQVARCQTIIKATNPQPEGQALNPQDGAGAGNPEGDKYVISIKQVAKFVVGLGEQVAPTDVEEGMRVGVDHTNYKIMIPLPPKIDPSVTMMQVEERPSITYADVGGCKEQIEKLREVVELPLLEPERFANLGIEPPKGVLLYGPPGTGKTLCARAVANRTDSTFIRVIGSELVQKYIGEGARMVRELFEMARSKKACIIFFDEVDAIGGARFDDGAGGDNEVQRTMLELINQLDGFDARGNIKVIMATNRPDTLDPALLRPGRLDRKVEFSLPDNEGRSHILKIHGKSMSVERDIRYDLIARLCPNATGAELKSVATEAGMFAIRARRKVATERDFLDAVEKVIRQGTKFSSTALYAQYN; via the exons ATGCCACCCAAAGA GGACTGGGAGAAAT ATGAGAAAAAGGTCggggatgagaaagaggagaagatagtCG CTCTCGATGAATCTGATATTCAAATACTGAAAACATAT GGTCAAGGACCATATTCGTTAgcgttgaagaagattgaatCAGAGCTGAAAGAAATTCAGAAACGCgtgaatgagaagatgggCGTTAGGGAGTCCGATACAGGTTTGGCATCAGCAAACTTGTGGGATGTGGCTGCCGATAAGCAGAGACAAGGTCAAAGACCATTACAAGTCGCTCGATGTCAAACCATCATTAAAGCTA CCAACCCTCAGCCAGAAGGACAAGCATTGAATCCGCAAGATGGCGCCGGTGCTGGAAATCCCGAAGGAGACAAATATGTTATATCGATCAAGCAAGTGGCCAAATTCGTAGTCGGTTTGGGTGAACAGGTGGCTCCAACAGATGTTGAGGAGGGTATGCGAGTCGG AGTCGATCACACCAATTACAAGATCATGATCCCCTTACCACCCAAGATAGATCCTTCCGTTACTATGATGCAG GTTGAGGAAAGACCATCTATCACGTATGCGGACGTCGGAGGATGTAAGGAGCAGATTGAGAAGCTTAGAGAGGTCGTGGAGCTGCCTTTACTAGAA CCTGAGCGATTCGCCAATCTTGGTATTGAACCACCCAAAGGTGTCCTGCTCTACGGTCCTCCCGGTACTGGTAAAACCCTCTGTGCACGAGCTGTAGCCAACAGGACAGACAGTACCTTCATTCGAG TCATTGGTTCCGAATTGGTGCAGAAATACATTGGTGAAGGTGCAAGAATGGTACGAGAGTTATTCGAGATGGCTCGATCGAAAAAAGCttgtatcatcttcttcgatgaagTCGATGCTATCGGTGGAGCGAGATTCGATGATGGTGCAGGTGGGGATAACGAAGTACAAAGAACCAtgttggaattgatcaatcagttGGACGGTTTCGATGCTAGAGGAAACATCAAAGTCATCATGGCTACCAATAG ACCTGATACCCTTGATCCTGCTTTATTGAGACCTGGTAGATTGGATAGAAAAGTAGAGTTCAGTTTACCTGATAATGAAGGGCGAAGCCATATTTTGAAAATCCACGGAAAGAG TATGAGTGTCGAACGAGATATCCGATATGACCTCATCGCTCGATTGTGTCCTAATGCTACTGGTGCCGAGTTGAAATCTGTTGCTACCGAGGCCGGTATGTTCGCTATCCGAGCACGAAGAAAGGTAGCTACCGAACGAGATTTCCTCGATGCTGTCGAGAAAGTCATTAGGCAAGGTACCAAATTCTCAAGTACAGCATTATACGCTCAGTACAACTAG